One region of Dysidea avara chromosome 1, odDysAvar1.4, whole genome shotgun sequence genomic DNA includes:
- the LOC136238419 gene encoding uncharacterized protein, which produces MTIRLMLDGGSQRSYTTQRVRDALGLLPDRVEQVQIKTFGSDTTTMQTVEMVRVGIPLKNGTTVKLMLSTVPLICKPLSCQPIAYTKEKYRHLSDLNLADFSRVGDDLQVDALIGSDHYWQLVTGQVIRGQSGPTAIDTHLGWVLSGPVCSDTNLHNLNPTHSLLVQTSDVQSMDQLLKNFWELESLGIQSVEPSVYDTFKQFIKFDDGRYEVSLPWRSDQIQPPSNFLLAKRRLEGLLKRLRHHPEVLQEYNAIIQQQLNLGIVEKVSDEGCKDTDVNRIHYLPHHAVICTDKQTTKLRIVYDASAQDKGLSLNDCLFSGPKFDQNILDILLRFRTYKVALIADVEKAFLMISVAKEDRDSLRFLWTDDVAKPQPEIQAMRFTRVVFGVSASPFLLNATISYHLEKYRDDHPDLVNTLKQSIYVDDVTYGADDNDDAYNLYSTSKKLFADGGFNLRKFVTNSSHLHQRIAAEQKLPTEVELYGCIMEEDVTYTSNLLTGSIPGGHKVLGVSWDPVRDVLLFDIRDIANSLHTLEPTKRTIVGFASRFYDPLGFLAPAIIMLKMFFQELCKVKQLWIGMSNYLEKYKQSPSILYGFCDASAAAYAAVVYLCVGSQSAYFVASKTRVAPLSQQTIPRLELLSCLLLAKLMCHVFEALNTVIDVKIGSCFTDSKVALFWIQGEGKQWKQFVHNKVTAIRQLVPVQHWAHCAGKDNPADLPSRGVSTKDLEKSLMWRQGPDRLPKFLPADCSDEGSMPEDCISEMKVNNPSSHTLLIATENPGIGKLINCAHYSKLQKLLRVTALVRKFAARFKMVGDVALVDWTITASDLERAELDWITDSQNQLTSETNFELWKHQLDLFVDKHNIWRCGGRLKKASILYGQKYPILLLKHHPLTTLIVQYAHERTLHSGVKDTLTEVQSKYWFVKGRQFIRKIIYQCVVCRKLEGQHYRAAPPPPLPEFRMKKAPPFAYCGVDFAGPLYIKVEDRSESSKVWIALYTCCVTRAVHLELVPDMTTQTFLRSFKRFTARRGIPLQVISDNAKTFVSAALTLDKMLSDPEVQQYMAGLKVQWRFNLEKAPWQGGFFERMVQSMKRCLRKTIGKSQLSLDELTTVLVQVEAILNSRPISYVSSEDLEEPLTPSHLLSGRRLLCLPDGTDVNRVDEDFDITFQDLRDKAQNLTKLRERYSTTDEVGVLRSPIPGEVVVIHDEDRPRTQWRLGRVSEVLKSSDDQIRGVVLKVNTNGRLSTLRRPVTCLYPLEIAPQMCSEDQLPIKMAHQENTDASVSQDRCKKPVRVAAQRARQQVLKTTYVPSKLTMGQLGGSVM; this is translated from the exons ATGACCATTAGACTGATGCTGGATGGGGGGAGTCAGCGGTCCTACACAACACAGAGAGTGAGGGATGCACTGGGGTTGTTACCAGATCGTGTTGAACAGGTTCAGATCAAAACGTTTGGCTCAGATACCACAACAATGCAGACAGTGGAGATGGTGAGAGTTGGTATACCTCTTAAGAATGGTACCACTGTTAAATTGATGTTGTCTACGGTTCCGCTTATCTGCAAGCCACTATCTTGTCAACCGATTGCATATACCAAGGAGAAGTACAGACATCTCAGTGACCTTAATTTAGCAGACTTTTCTAGAGTTGGCGATGACCTGCAAGTAGATGCCTTGATTGGCTCCGACCACTATTGGCAGCTGGTAACAGGACAAGTGATCCGTGGGCAGAGTGGTCCAACCGCCATTGATACTCATTTAGGATGGGTGCTATCTGGTCCAGTCTGTAGTGATACTAACTTGCATAACCTGAACCCTACTCACTCGCTCCTTGTTCAAACCTCTGATGTACAGTCCATGGACCAGTTGCTTAAGAACTTCTGGGAATTGGAGTCACTGGGTATACAATCCGTCGAACCTTCAGTCTATGACACTTTCAAACAGTTCATTAAGTTTGATGATGGCAGATATGAAGTAAGTCTCCCATGGCGCTCAGATCAGATACAGCCTCCCAGTAACTTTCTGCTAGCTAAGAGGCGACTTGAAGGACTGCTTAAGAGGCTCCGTCATCACCCCGAGGTACTACAGGAATACAATGCCATCATCCAACAACAGTTAAATCTGGGTATTGTGGAGAAGGTCAGTGATGAGGGTTGTAAGGACACTGATGTAAATAGAATCCACTATCTTCCTCATCACGCAGTCATTtgtacagacaaacaaacaaCCAAACTAAGAATAGTGTACGATGCTTCTGCTCAGGACAAAGGCCTATCTCTGAATGACTGCCTATTCTCAGGGCCAAAGTTTGACCAAAACATCTTAGATATTCTCCTCAGATTCCGCACTTACAAGGTAGCCCTTATAGCTGATGTGGAAAAAGCTTTCCTGATGATATCTGTTGCCAAGGAGGATCGTGATTCCCTAAGATTTCTGTGGACAGATGATGTGGCCAAGCCACAACCAGAGATCCAGGCGATGAGATTCACTAGAGTTGTTTTTGGAGTGTCCGCAAGTCCCTTTCTACTCAACGCTACCATTAGCTACCATCTTGAGAAGTATCGTGATGACCACCCAGATCTAGTGAACACCTTGAAACAATCCATTTACGTTGATGATGTTACATATGGTGctgatgacaatgatgatgcTTATAACCTGTATAGTACATCCAAGAAGCTGTTTGCTGATGGAGGATTTAATCTACGTAAATTTGTTACCAATTCGTCCCACTTGCATCAGAGAATAGCTGCAGAACAGAAGTTGCCAACTGAGGTGGAGTTGTATGGTTGCATTATGGAAGAAGATGTAACATACACAAGCAATCTTCTGACAGGAAGCATACCTGGAGGACATAAGGTTCTGGGCGTAAGTTGGGACCCAGTACGTGATGTGTTGTTGTTTGATATAAGGGATATAGCCAATTCTTTGCACACTTTAGAGCCAACAAAGCGAACTATTGTTGGCTTTGCTTCCCGATTTTATGACCCTCTGGGTTTTCTAGCCCCAGCAATAATAATGTTAAAGATGTTCTTTCAGGAGCTGTGCAAGGTTAAGCAGTTGTGGATTGGGATGAGCAATTATCTAGAGAAAT ACAAACAGTCACCAAGCATCCTGTATGGTTTTTGTGATGCCTCTGCTGCTGCTTACGCCGCAGTTGTGTACCTCTGCGTTGGCTCACAGTCTGCTTATTTTGTAGCATCCAAGACGCGCGTAGCGCCACTCAGCCAACAGACTATTCCCCGATTGGAGTTGCTATCTTGTCTCCTACTTGCCAAACTTATGTGTCATGTGTTTGAAGCACTTAATACAGTGATTGATGTGAAGATAGGCTCATGCTTTACAGACTCCAAGGTAGCTCTCTTTTGGATACAAGGTGAAGGCAAACAGTGGAAGCAGTTTGTTCATAACAAAGTCACAGCAATCAGACAGTTAGTGCCAGTACAACACTGGGCACATTGTGCCGGGAAAGACAACCCAGCCGACTTGCCTTCCCGTGGTGTTTCGACCAAGGACTTGGAGAAGAGCTTGATGTGGAGACAGGGTCCAGATAGGCTACCCAAGTTTTTACCTGCTGACTGTTCTGATGAGGGATCCATGCCAGAAGACTGCATCTCAGAAATGAAGGTGAACAACCCCAGCAGTCATACTTTATTGATAGCAACAGAGAATCCTGGTATCGGGAAACTGATTAACTGTGCACACTACAGCAAATTACAGAAGCTGTTAAGGGTGACTGCACTTGTGCGGAAGTTTGCAGCAAGGTtcaagatggttggtgatgttGCCTTGGTTGACTGGACGATTACTGCTTCAGACCTAGAAAGAGCAGAACTGGATTGGATTACAGATTCCCAAAACCAACTGACCAGTGAAACCAATTTTGAACTATGGAAACACCAATTGGACTTATTTGTTGACAAACACAATATTTGGAGATGTGGTGGCAGACTGAAGAAGGCTAGCATACTGTATGGACAAAAGTATCCGATTTTGCTCCTCAAACACCATCCATTGACTACCTTGATTGTGCAATATGCACATGAGCGAACCTTGCACAGCGGTGTCAAAGATACTTTAACAGAAGTCCAGTCTAAGTACTGGTTTGTCAAGGGAAGGCAGTTCATTCGTAAGATCATCTATCAATGTGTCGTATGTCGTAAGCTAGAAGGCCAGCACTACAGAGCAGCACCTCCTCCGCCGTTGCCAGAATTCCGCATGAAGAAAGCACCTCCATTTGCATATTGTGGAGTTGACTTCGCTGGACCTCTCTACATTAAGGTGGAAGATAGATCAGAGAGCAGCAAGGTATGGATTGCTCTGTATACATGTTGTGTTACCCGTGCTGTGCACCTTGAGTTAGTCCCTGATATGACCACACAGACATTTCTGAGGTCTTTCAAGCGATTCACAGCTAGAAGGGGGATTCCGCTTCAAGTTATTTCGGACAATGCCAAAACCTTTGTTTCTGCTGCACTAACCCTTGATAAGATGTTAAGTGACCCAGAGGTGCAGCAGTATATGGCAGGCTTGAAAGTCCAGTGGAGATTTAATTTAGAGAAAGCACCATGGCAAGGCGGCTTTTTTGAACGAATGGTCCAATCGATGAAACGATGTCTAAGAAAGACCATTGGCAAGTCGCAACTATCACTTGATGAGTTGACAACTGTGCTAGTTCAAGTTGAGGCCATTCTTAATTCAAGGCCGATATCTTATGTATCTAGTGAGGATCTTGAAGAGCCATTGACACCTAGTCATTTGTTGAGTGGTCGTCGATTACTGTGTCTACCAGATGGTACAGATGTAAACCGAGTTGATGAGGACTTTGACATAACCTTTCAAGATCTCAGGGATAAAGCACAGAACCTTACCAAA CTTAGAGAACGATACTCTACCACTGATGAGGTTGGCGTACTACGATCACCTATACCTGGCGAAGTGGTTGTGATACATGATGAGGATCGTCCACGTACACAATGGAGACTGGGCAGAGTCAGTGAAGTACTGAAGAGTTCTGATGATCAGATAAGGGGTGTAGTACTGAAGGTCAACACTAATGGTCGACTGTCGACACTGAGAAGACCTGTTACATGCCTTTATCCGCTTGAGATTGCTCCGCAGATGTGTTCAGAGGATCAGTTGCCTATTAAGATGGCTCATCAAGAGAATACAGACGCATCAGTATCCCAAGACAGATGTAAAAAACCTGTCAGAGTAGCAGCTCAGAGAGCCAGACAACAAGTACTGAA GACCACTTATGTACCTTCTAAGTTGACCATGGGTCAACTTGGGGGGAGTGTGATGTAA